A stretch of the Oncorhynchus clarkii lewisi isolate Uvic-CL-2024 chromosome 9, UVic_Ocla_1.0, whole genome shotgun sequence genome encodes the following:
- the LOC139417335 gene encoding solute carrier family 52, riboflavin transporter, member 3-A-like, whose protein sequence is MSLLVHVLACCFGLGSWVAVNGLWVELPLIVNTLPEGWELPSYLTVIIQLANLGPLLVTVMHKLCPGRLRESAVIYSVLSIGILACVLLAFFWDETTVVATAPRSTVFFILTLFLALVDCTSSVTFLPFMMQLPAHYITTYFIGEGLSGFIPGLVALGQGVGMAKCVNGTQSSGNLTEKDMYIVQTQYLQPNFSPEVFFFFLAAMMCISLLAFSALNRFPRSFELSTENLVSDTDTVASVCFGLDNPGVVTDEQNYNPKPHSEESGQARPQLAKPLHSVYQLAFIYFMVVCVNGATNGLLPSVQTYSCMPYGNLAYHLSAALASCANPVACIVALFFPKRSLVLLGVLCLLGSIFGGYNMAMAAMSPCPLLQGSALGETIIVLSWVFFTGTLSYVKVMVGVILRDESHSALVWCGAAAQTGSLLGSAIMFPLVNVCNLFKSGDFCNTRCPL, encoded by the exons ATGTCTCTGCTGGTCCATGTTCTGGCCTGCTGCTTCGGACTGGGCTCCTGGGTGGCTGTCAACGGCCTGTGGGTGGAGCTCCCCCTCATTGTCAACACCCTCCCTGAGGGCTGGGAGCTACCATCCTACCTGACAGTCATCATCCAGCTGGCCAACCTGGGGCCTCTGCTGGTCACTGTCATGCACAAGCTGTGTCCGGGCCGGCTGAGGGAGAGCGCTGTCATCTACAGTGTGTTGTCCATCGGCATCCTGGCCTGTGTACTGTTGGCGTTCTTCTGGGATGAGACCACGGTTGTGGCAACGGCACCACGGAGCACAGTCTTCTTTATTCTAACCCTTTTCCTGGCCTTGGTGGATTGTACTTCCTCTGTTACCTTCCTGCCCTTCATGATGCAGCTGCCAGCCCACTACATCACCACCTACTTCATTGGAGAGGGCCTGAGTGGCTTTATCCCTGGTCTAGTTGCTCTTGGCCAGGGCGTCGGCATGGCCAAGTGTGTAAATGGCACTCAGTCCTCTGGTAACCTCACTGAAAAGGACATGTACATTGTCCAGACCCAGTATCTACAGCCCAACTTTTCCCCTGaggtgtttttcttcttcttggcGGCGATGATGTGCATCAGCCTGCTGGCGTTCTCTGCCCTCAACAGGTTCCCACGCAGCTTTGAACTGTCCACAGAGAACCTAGTTTCAGACACTGACACAGTGGCGTCGGTCTGCTTCGGTCTCGACAACCCTGGAGTGGTAACCGACGAGCAGAACTATAACCCAAAACCCCACAGTGAGGAATCAGGTCAGGCTAGGCCACAGCTGGCTAAACCACTCCACTCTGTTTATCAGTTAGCTTTTATCTATTTCATGGTGGTCTGTGTGAACGGGGCAACCAACGGCCTGTTGCCCTCGGTGCAGACGTACTCCTGCATGCCCTACGGTAACCTGGCTTATCACCTGTCGGCGGCTCTGGCATCCTGTGCCAACCCAGTGGCCTGTATAGTCGCCCTGTTCTTTCCTAAAag GTCACTAGTGTTGCTGGGTGTACTGTGTCTCCTGGGCTCAATCTTTGGAGGATACAACATGGCCATGGCCGCCATGAGTCCATGTCCACTACTACAAGGCTCTGCGCTGGGAGAAACCATCATA GTTCTGTCGTGGGTCTTCTTTACGGGGACCCTGTCCTATGTGAAGGTAATGGTGGGTGTCATCCTGAGGGACGAGAGCCACAGCGCCCTGGTGTGGTGTGGAGCAGCGGCACAGACAGGCTCTCTGCTTGGCTCTGCCATTATGTTCCCTTTAGTCAATGTCTGCAACCTGTTCAAGTCAGGAGACTTCTGCAACACTAGGTGCCCTTTATGA